A genomic segment from Methanobrevibacter ruminantium encodes:
- a CDS encoding class I SAM-dependent methyltransferase translates to MGFFKNMGNPQGKLGNIQLKSMNKEHTPVSLWGLKHLDISPDDVILDVGCGGGMNINRMAQTAKKVYGVDYSIESVNLSREVNKDLIIQGRVEVLEGNIQSLPFEDNTFDIVTAFETVYFWPYIEKSFGEVKRVLKPGGMFLIGCETNGAGFFMRLCGGLMNMTAYTDADLCQFLENNDYKEIKTYLRDGKSKKETIKYDGKEITIDDDYDHFSLSDRFVQWMTITAIK, encoded by the coding sequence ATGGGCTTTTTTAAAAATATGGGAAATCCACAAGGTAAATTAGGTAATATTCAGCTGAAATCAATGAATAAGGAACACACTCCCGTTTCTCTATGGGGATTGAAACATTTAGATATCTCTCCAGATGATGTTATATTGGATGTAGGCTGTGGTGGAGGGATGAACATTAATCGTATGGCTCAAACTGCAAAGAAGGTTTATGGTGTAGATTATAGTATTGAAAGTGTAAATCTTTCCCGTGAAGTAAATAAAGATCTGATTATCCAAGGTCGTGTAGAAGTTTTAGAGGGCAATATTCAAAGCTTGCCTTTTGAAGACAATACATTTGATATTGTAACTGCATTTGAAACTGTCTATTTCTGGCCATATATTGAAAAATCATTTGGTGAAGTTAAAAGAGTTCTTAAACCTGGAGGAATGTTTTTAATTGGCTGTGAAACAAATGGTGCAGGGTTCTTTATGAGGTTATGTGGAGGATTAATGAACATGACCGCTTATACTGATGCCGATTTGTGTCAATTTTTAGAGAATAATGATTATAAAGAGATAAAAACATATTTAAGAGATGGAAAATCCAAAAAAGAGACAATCAAATATGATGGAAAGGAGATTACAATTGATGATGATTATGATCACTTTTCACTTTCAGACAGATTCGTTCAATGGATGACCATAACTGCTATAAAATGA
- a CDS encoding redox-regulated ATPase YchF has product MLQIAVTGKPNVGKSSFFNSATASQVEMANYPFTTIDANKAVAHVISECPCKEMNVTCNPHNSQCIEGTRLIPIELIDVAGLVPGAHEGKGLGNKFLDDLMQAKVFIHVIDASGSTDAEGNPVDPGSHDPLEDIEFLEHEIVMWMYGIVSKNWVRLIRKVEAEHLDFSKVIFDQLSGTGILIEDVIEALRTVNPNYGKWEDEDLIEFVRNLLNIAKPSLVIANKADLPGARDNIERMQEKYPRVIPTSAESELALMNATRAGLISYISGDSSFEILEKDKLNANQIKALEYIQTNILDVYGSTGIQEALNTAVFDLLDMIVVYPVGDEHKLTDQKGNVLPDAFLVPKGSTPREFAYIIHTDIGDKFMHAVDARKSMRIASDYELQDRDIIKIITH; this is encoded by the coding sequence ATGCTTCAAATTGCAGTTACAGGTAAACCGAATGTAGGAAAATCCTCATTTTTTAATTCAGCCACTGCATCTCAAGTGGAAATGGCTAATTATCCATTTACAACCATCGATGCAAACAAGGCTGTTGCTCATGTTATCAGTGAATGTCCATGTAAGGAAATGAATGTCACATGCAATCCACACAACTCCCAATGCATTGAAGGGACAAGATTGATTCCAATAGAATTGATTGATGTGGCAGGGCTTGTTCCAGGAGCTCACGAAGGTAAGGGACTCGGAAACAAGTTCTTGGATGACCTGATGCAAGCTAAAGTATTCATTCATGTGATTGATGCTTCAGGCTCTACTGATGCAGAAGGAAACCCAGTTGATCCAGGTTCACACGACCCATTGGAAGACATTGAGTTTTTAGAGCATGAAATCGTCATGTGGATGTATGGAATCGTTAGCAAGAACTGGGTAAGGCTTATCCGTAAGGTTGAAGCTGAACACTTGGACTTTTCCAAAGTCATTTTTGATCAGTTATCCGGTACCGGTATCCTAATTGAAGATGTGATTGAAGCTTTAAGAACTGTAAATCCTAATTACGGCAAATGGGAAGATGAAGACTTGATTGAATTTGTACGTAATCTCTTGAATATTGCAAAACCTTCCCTAGTAATTGCAAATAAGGCGGATTTGCCTGGAGCACGTGATAACATTGAAAGAATGCAAGAGAAGTATCCTCGTGTAATCCCAACATCTGCTGAATCTGAACTTGCACTTATGAATGCTACAAGAGCAGGATTGATTTCATACATTTCTGGAGACAGCAGTTTTGAAATCCTTGAAAAGGACAAATTAAACGCTAATCAAATCAAGGCATTGGAATACATTCAAACCAATATCCTTGATGTTTATGGAAGCACAGGCATTCAAGAGGCATTGAACACTGCAGTCTTTGATCTTTTAGACATGATTGTTGTCTATCCTGTAGGAGATGAGCATAAACTTACAGATCAAAAAGGAAATGTGCTCCCAGATGCTTTCCTAGTGCCTAAAGGTTCAACTCCTCGTGAATTTGCATATATCATTCACACAGATATCGGTGATAAGTTCATGCATGCAGTAGATGCAAGAAAGAGCATGAGAATTGCAAGCGATTATGAGCTTCAAGACAGAGATATTATTAAGATTATTACACATTAA
- a CDS encoding AIR synthase-related protein, with translation MDIEGFVRGRITKGEDEEELKSILAERIKEFKDISDEHSILMAESVIDEVKTTLELNNTEDEFLKDIITVPKANVGMGKMGVGSRGAGDFFVHRKIAEIVKSTKVQSVVDPNAQDDGGVVKVPAPGDDVYITTAVDGIHSRLSEYPFLGGFHVTRATLRDVCVMGADPVAILSDLHLADDGDIGKLFDYTAGVCAVSELIDVPLVAGSTLRVGGDMVLGDRLVSCVGSVGVSQYPPTARKGATEGDIILMTEGAGGGTITTTALYNGYFDVVWDTMNISFVKASKALFAADLVKHVHAMTDVTNGGLRGDAHEICETTGVGLEFYHDKIKSTVAPNVLNMLEDLDIDPLGVSTDSLMLVVPPEIVEDVKKVVSDVGVYITEIGEVNNKGSPILLKEDGTEETLVPLFREAAYTKIKKLVGDTTPEDFEIMKEKVQKAADNSIKKKERVIDYILSNNK, from the coding sequence ATGGATATAGAAGGTTTTGTAAGAGGAAGAATTACTAAAGGTGAAGATGAAGAAGAGCTTAAGTCAATCCTCGCAGAAAGAATAAAGGAATTTAAGGACATTTCAGATGAACATTCAATATTGATGGCTGAAAGTGTCATTGATGAGGTGAAAACCACACTTGAACTCAATAATACTGAAGATGAATTCTTAAAGGACATCATCACCGTGCCAAAGGCTAATGTTGGCATGGGAAAGATGGGTGTAGGTTCACGTGGTGCAGGTGACTTCTTTGTACACAGAAAGATTGCAGAGATTGTTAAAAGTACAAAGGTTCAGTCTGTAGTGGATCCAAATGCTCAAGATGATGGGGGAGTGGTAAAAGTACCTGCTCCTGGAGATGATGTTTATATAACCACTGCTGTTGATGGAATTCATTCAAGATTAAGTGAATATCCATTTTTAGGCGGATTCCATGTTACTAGAGCTACTTTAAGGGATGTCTGTGTAATGGGTGCAGATCCAGTGGCTATTCTAAGCGATCTTCATCTTGCAGATGATGGGGATATCGGTAAATTGTTTGACTATACTGCAGGGGTATGTGCAGTATCTGAACTAATTGATGTTCCTCTTGTAGCAGGAAGTACCTTGCGTGTAGGTGGAGATATGGTGCTTGGTGATAGGTTAGTCAGCTGTGTTGGAAGTGTAGGAGTTTCACAGTATCCTCCAACTGCAAGGAAAGGAGCAACTGAAGGAGATATCATTCTTATGACTGAAGGTGCTGGTGGTGGAACAATCACCACAACTGCACTTTATAACGGTTACTTTGATGTTGTATGGGATACAATGAACATCAGTTTTGTAAAGGCATCCAAGGCATTGTTTGCAGCAGATTTAGTAAAACACGTTCATGCAATGACTGATGTAACCAATGGTGGTCTTAGAGGGGATGCTCACGAGATTTGTGAAACAACTGGTGTAGGATTGGAGTTCTATCATGACAAGATCAAGTCCACTGTAGCGCCGAATGTATTGAATATGCTTGAAGATTTGGATATTGATCCTCTTGGAGTTTCCACTGATTCACTTATGCTTGTAGTTCCTCCAGAAATTGTTGAGGATGTTAAAAAAGTAGTTTCTGATGTGGGAGTGTACATTACAGAAATCGGTGAGGTAAACAATAAGGGTTCTCCTATACTACTTAAGGAAGATGGAACAGAAGAAACTTTAGTTCCCTTATTTAGAGAAGCTGCATACACTAAAATCAAGAAATTGGTTGGAGATACGACCCCTGAAGACTTTGAAATCATGAAAGAAAAGGTTCAAAAGGCAGCTGATAATTCCATTAAGAAAAAAGAAAGAGTTATTGATTATATTTTATCTAATAATAAATAA
- a CDS encoding iron-sulfur cluster assembly scaffold protein, protein MIYSKEIENMCPVHKGADHGPAPIPEEGRWVKSKEISDISGLTHGIGWCAPQQGCCKLTLNVKEGIIEEALVETLGCSGMTHSAAMAGEILVGKTILEALNTDLVCDAINTAMRELFLQIVYGRTQSAFSEGGLPIGAGLEDLGKGHRSQVGTIYSTKVKGPRYLELTEGYITEIGLDEDDEIIGYKYINMGVMLDLIKDGVDPMEAIEKASGQYGRFEDAVKKIDPRKE, encoded by the coding sequence ATGATTTACTCAAAAGAAATTGAAAATATGTGTCCTGTTCATAAGGGAGCAGACCATGGTCCTGCACCAATACCTGAGGAAGGCAGATGGGTAAAATCCAAGGAAATAAGCGATATTTCCGGACTCACTCATGGTATCGGATGGTGTGCACCTCAACAAGGATGCTGCAAATTAACCTTAAATGTTAAGGAAGGAATCATCGAAGAGGCATTGGTTGAAACTCTCGGATGTTCTGGTATGACTCATTCTGCAGCAATGGCTGGTGAAATTCTTGTTGGAAAGACAATCCTTGAAGCATTGAATACAGACCTTGTATGCGATGCAATCAATACAGCTATGCGTGAATTATTCTTGCAAATTGTTTACGGTAGAACCCAATCTGCATTTTCAGAAGGGGGTCTTCCAATCGGTGCTGGCCTTGAAGACTTAGGTAAAGGTCACAGATCCCAAGTTGGAACCATTTACTCAACTAAAGTGAAAGGACCAAGATATTTGGAACTTACTGAAGGTTACATCACTGAAATAGGTCTTGATGAGGATGATGAAATCATTGGATACAAATACATCAATATGGGTGTAATGCTTGACTTAATCAAAGATGGTGTAGATCCAATGGAAGCTATTGAAAAGGCAAGTGGTCAATACGGCAGATTTGAAGATGCTGTTAAAAAGATTGACCCAAGGAAGGAATAG
- a CDS encoding RNA-protein complex protein Nop10, with amino-acid sequence MKMKMKKCPVCNIYTLKSQCPNCGGELKVIHPPKFSVEDKYGKYRRQLKKEMLNKE; translated from the coding sequence ATGAAAATGAAAATGAAGAAGTGTCCTGTTTGTAATATTTACACACTTAAATCCCAATGTCCAAATTGTGGTGGTGAACTTAAAGTGATTCACCCTCCAAAATTTTCCGTTGAGGATAAGTATGGTAAATATCGTAGACAATTAAAGAAAGAGATGCTTAATAAGGAATAA
- a CDS encoding cytochrome c biogenesis CcdA family protein, whose translation MEIMPIISFFTGVISILSPCIIPTIPIIVGFSLKAKSKAEILSFILGLFSIFTIIIFMTGFFTAILYKYIGYVRVIAAVLLLIIGILMLFDYKLPFKSISAKTGEGKLNSFILGFLTSIAWADCYSAYLISLITLLVSSNSPLYAVGNILIYVLGFALTLLALCLAISRIDLEKLISKASYIPRIFAILIIIGAIYLFYTSIQVFL comes from the coding sequence ATGGAGATAATGCCGATTATTTCATTTTTTACAGGAGTTATTTCAATATTGTCTCCTTGCATTATACCCACTATACCTATAATTGTAGGATTTAGCTTAAAAGCAAAGTCAAAAGCGGAAATATTGTCATTCATACTTGGATTATTCAGCATTTTCACAATAATCATATTTATGACAGGATTCTTTACAGCTATTCTCTATAAATATATTGGTTATGTTAGAGTCATTGCAGCAGTTCTTTTGTTGATTATTGGAATATTGATGTTATTTGATTATAAATTGCCATTTAAATCAATCAGTGCTAAAACAGGTGAAGGCAAACTCAATTCATTCATATTAGGATTTCTAACTTCGATCGCTTGGGCAGATTGCTATAGTGCATACCTTATTTCTCTTATAACCTTGCTTGTAAGTTCAAACAGTCCATTATACGCAGTTGGGAATATACTTATTTACGTTTTAGGATTTGCATTGACCTTGCTTGCCTTATGTTTGGCAATTTCAAGAATAGATTTGGAGAAATTGATTTCAAAAGCAAGCTATATCCCTAGAATATTTGCGATTTTGATTATTATTGGAGCTATTTATTTGTTCTACACTTCAATACAAGTATTTTTATAA
- the hisH gene encoding imidazole glycerol phosphate synthase subunit HisH, which produces MITIIDYKSGNLRSISNSFKKIGVEAIITSDPIEIANAKHLVLPGVGAFGTAMENIEPFKDAIFEHIDDGKPFLGICLGLQVLLSSSEESPGVKGLDIFKGHVAKIPEGRKIPHMGWNQLKQVKECPILDGVDGKDFYFVHSYHAVLDDDSNLSAVVDYGIDLTAAVSKDNVFATQFHPEKSGVPGLKILKNFVNLE; this is translated from the coding sequence ATGATTACAATTATTGATTATAAAAGTGGAAATCTCAGAAGCATTTCCAATAGTTTTAAAAAAATAGGTGTTGAAGCCATCATTACAAGCGATCCAATTGAGATTGCAAATGCTAAACATCTTGTTCTTCCAGGAGTAGGCGCTTTTGGAACAGCTATGGAAAACATCGAACCTTTTAAGGATGCGATTTTCGAACATATTGATGATGGAAAGCCATTTTTAGGGATTTGTTTAGGTCTTCAAGTGCTTTTATCCTCAAGTGAAGAGTCTCCGGGTGTAAAAGGGCTTGACATTTTCAAAGGTCATGTCGCTAAGATTCCTGAAGGCAGAAAGATTCCTCATATGGGATGGAATCAATTGAAGCAAGTTAAGGAATGCCCTATTTTAGATGGTGTTGATGGCAAGGACTTTTATTTTGTACACTCCTATCATGCTGTACTTGATGATGATAGTAATTTGTCTGCTGTTGTGGATTATGGCATTGATTTAACTGCTGCAGTATCAAAGGATAATGTATTTGCAACCCAGTTCCACCCAGAAAAAAGTGGAGTCCCAGGTTTGAAGATACTTAAGAACTTTGTTAATTTAGAATAA
- the cfbD gene encoding Ni-sirohydrochlorin a,c-diamide reductive cyclase catalytic subunit — MHPRPSPIAASLYTLRDLNADVIVMHGPHGCCFRTGRLLESDGVRVVTTAMAENDFILGAGEKLQETLQEAYDTFNPKLMGIVGTCASMIIGEDLKEPIENLGLDCVILPVESHGGFGEGDNTEGAIAVLNAAVEYGVIPQEETDRQNEMLRLATYVEKTRGMAQGKYIKPNFGESKEKVAKIIVKAIQEGKKVAFVLNAKKETSYLFADILNCDFSRLFDDANINSNKDIENLHFIANLDENIGLPRIRQHAVNITKELNETGIEIECITGGLDEYPITPRKAEEYLEEIKPDLVIVAGVPHALYVEELDCETIAVTDGPRLVQPLNELGYSHVIAELDAHSKTLGVDEIVDSDFGMMIRSVIEWELE; from the coding sequence ATGCATCCACGTCCAAGTCCAATAGCAGCTTCATTATACACTTTAAGAGATTTAAATGCAGATGTAATTGTTATGCATGGGCCACATGGCTGTTGCTTTAGAACAGGAAGGCTCCTTGAAAGTGATGGTGTTAGAGTTGTTACAACAGCTATGGCTGAAAATGATTTTATTTTAGGTGCAGGCGAAAAGCTTCAGGAAACCTTGCAGGAAGCTTATGATACATTCAATCCAAAATTAATGGGTATTGTAGGAACTTGTGCAAGTATGATTATTGGTGAAGACTTAAAAGAGCCAATTGAAAACCTTGGCCTTGATTGTGTTATCTTGCCAGTGGAGTCTCATGGAGGTTTCGGTGAAGGAGACAATACAGAAGGAGCTATTGCAGTGCTTAATGCTGCTGTGGAATATGGTGTAATCCCTCAAGAGGAAACTGATCGCCAAAATGAAATGCTAAGACTTGCAACATATGTTGAAAAGACTCGTGGAATGGCACAAGGAAAATACATCAAGCCTAATTTTGGAGAAAGCAAGGAAAAGGTAGCAAAGATTATTGTAAAAGCAATTCAAGAAGGCAAAAAGGTAGCATTTGTGTTGAATGCTAAAAAGGAAACTTCATATCTCTTTGCAGACATTCTAAATTGTGATTTTTCCAGATTATTTGATGATGCTAATATTAATTCTAATAAGGACATTGAAAATCTTCATTTCATTGCTAATTTGGATGAAAACATAGGTCTTCCAAGAATCAGACAGCATGCAGTGAATATAACTAAAGAGCTTAATGAAACTGGTATTGAGATTGAATGCATCACCGGGGGCCTTGATGAATATCCTATCACCCCAAGAAAGGCAGAGGAATATCTTGAAGAAATCAAGCCAGATCTTGTAATCGTTGCTGGTGTTCCTCATGCATTGTATGTTGAAGAGCTTGACTGTGAAACCATTGCTGTTACAGATGGTCCAAGACTTGTTCAACCACTTAATGAATTAGGTTACTCCCATGTCATAGCTGAATTAGATGCTCATTCTAAGACATTAGGTGTAGATGAGATAGTTGATTCTGACTTTGGTATGATGATACGTTCAGTTATTGAATGGGAGCTTGAATAA
- a CDS encoding 4Fe-4S dicluster domain-containing protein, whose product MGLFSFFKKDNVEEKKKEKDLAESHIEINRENCKACQRCVSVCPNNSFVIMDGKSSLKEDYICRDCKVCVAACPNECINFVNFKS is encoded by the coding sequence ATGGGATTATTTTCATTTTTTAAGAAAGATAATGTTGAAGAAAAAAAGAAGGAAAAAGATTTAGCAGAATCTCATATTGAAATCAATAGAGAAAACTGTAAAGCTTGCCAAAGATGCGTTTCAGTCTGTCCAAACAACAGTTTTGTTATTATGGATGGGAAATCATCACTTAAAGAGGATTACATTTGCAGAGACTGTAAGGTATGCGTTGCAGCTTGTCCGAATGAATGTATAAATTTCGTTAATTTCAAATCATAA
- a CDS encoding thioredoxin family protein, with protein sequence MELKNLALISIISLFLISGFIVSVSAENSYDDKYIDGLNVSFDLDQSLKDAKLENKTIMIIFDQSSCVYCDMLKENTLTDSKVQEAINEKYIPAIVDINKNPMIASNYNVYGTPTVVFVSGDEEFVYQIDGYLDPEEFLDELKQIE encoded by the coding sequence ATGGAATTAAAAAACTTAGCATTAATTTCAATCATTTCACTATTTTTAATAAGCGGATTTATTGTATCTGTTAGTGCGGAAAATTCTTATGATGACAAATATATTGATGGGTTGAATGTGAGTTTTGATTTAGATCAATCTTTGAAAGATGCTAAATTAGAAAATAAAACTATTATGATTATTTTCGATCAAAGCTCTTGTGTTTATTGCGACATGCTTAAGGAAAATACTTTAACTGATTCTAAAGTTCAAGAGGCTATAAATGAAAAATATATCCCTGCTATTGTGGATATAAATAAAAATCCTATGATAGCAAGTAATTATAATGTGTATGGAACTCCAACTGTGGTATTCGTAAGTGGAGATGAAGAATTTGTTTATCAAATCGATGGATATTTAGATCCTGAAGAATTCCTAGATGAACTTAAACAAATTGAATAA
- a CDS encoding GGGtGRT protein yields the protein MSLFESYERRIDQIVPVLEKYGIKDLEEAKAICNEKGFNPYDIVKSVQPICFENACWAYTLGAAIAIKKDCKKASDAATAIGEALQAFCIPGSVADDRKVGLGHGNLASMLLSDETECFAFLAGHESFAAAEGAIGIANSANKVRKEPLRVILNGLGKDAALIISRINGFTYVQTEFDYFTGEVKVVREKAYSDGERAKVRCYGADDVREGVAIMHLEGVDVSITGNSTNPTRFQHPVAGTYKKECFLEGKKYFSVASGGGTGRTLHPDNMAAGPASYGMTDTLGRMHSDAQFAGSSSVPAHVEMMGLIGMGNNPMVGATVAVAVAVEEALK from the coding sequence ATGAGTTTATTTGAAAGTTATGAAAGAAGAATAGATCAAATTGTTCCTGTACTTGAAAAATACGGCATTAAAGACCTTGAAGAAGCTAAAGCTATCTGTAATGAAAAGGGATTCAATCCATATGATATTGTAAAGTCTGTTCAACCTATTTGTTTTGAAAACGCTTGTTGGGCATACACTTTAGGTGCAGCTATTGCAATCAAAAAGGATTGCAAAAAGGCAAGTGATGCTGCAACTGCAATCGGTGAAGCATTACAGGCATTCTGTATTCCAGGAAGTGTAGCTGATGATAGAAAAGTGGGATTAGGTCATGGAAATCTCGCTTCAATGCTTTTAAGTGATGAAACTGAATGTTTTGCATTCCTTGCTGGTCACGAAAGTTTTGCTGCAGCAGAAGGTGCAATAGGTATTGCAAACTCTGCAAACAAGGTTAGAAAAGAGCCTTTAAGAGTTATCTTAAACGGTTTAGGAAAGGATGCAGCTTTAATCATCTCAAGAATCAATGGATTTACTTATGTTCAAACCGAATTCGACTACTTCACCGGTGAAGTGAAAGTGGTTAGAGAAAAAGCATATTCTGATGGGGAAAGAGCAAAAGTAAGATGTTACGGTGCTGACGATGTAAGGGAAGGTGTAGCTATCATGCACCTTGAAGGAGTTGATGTATCAATCACAGGTAACTCAACAAACCCTACAAGATTCCAACACCCAGTAGCTGGAACCTATAAGAAGGAATGTTTCCTTGAAGGCAAGAAATATTTCTCAGTCGCTTCTGGTGGAGGAACCGGTAGAACCTTGCACCCAGACAATATGGCAGCAGGTCCTGCTTCCTATGGTATGACTGACACTTTAGGAAGAATGCATTCTGATGCTCAATTTGCGGGTTCAAGTTCCGTACCTGCTCACGTGGAAATGATGGGATTAATTGGTATGGGAAATAATCCTATGGTCGGTGCAACTGTAGCAGTTGCAGTGGCTGTAGAAGAGGCTTTAAAATAG
- a CDS encoding pyridoxamine 5'-phosphate oxidase family protein gives MAEGAERIDEFMNEAGVFFLATVDGDKPKNRPLGFHLLKDGKIYFGVGNHKDVYKQMEANPYVEIVALVETDFLRYYGKAVFEETYDIADAIVAGNEFLQGIYNDETGFKMAIFHLEEATAEIRDVTGKINESYNF, from the coding sequence ATGGCAGAAGGTGCAGAAAGAATAGATGAATTCATGAATGAAGCAGGCGTATTTTTCTTGGCAACTGTTGATGGAGACAAACCAAAGAACAGACCTTTAGGTTTCCATCTCCTCAAAGATGGTAAGATTTACTTCGGTGTAGGAAACCATAAGGACGTATACAAACAAATGGAAGCAAATCCTTATGTTGAAATTGTAGCGCTTGTAGAAACTGATTTCTTAAGATACTATGGAAAAGCTGTATTTGAAGAAACCTATGATATTGCAGATGCTATAGTTGCAGGAAATGAGTTCTTGCAAGGAATCTATAATGATGAAACCGGTTTTAAAATGGCTATTTTCCACTTGGAAGAAGCTACTGCTGAAATTCGTGATGTAACCGGTAAAATCAATGAATCATATAATTTCTAA
- a CDS encoding alpha/beta hydrolase, whose product MECEKLELTQEWDKVFPKRDDVGHEKVTFVNRYGITLAADLYKPKGEAGKFAAIAVSGPFGAVKEQVSGLYAQELAARGFLTIAFDPSFTGESGGHPRFMSSPDINTEDFQAAVDFLSCHDEVDPERIGILGVCGWGGMALNAASIDTRIKATVTSTMYNMTRINAKGYYDEADNADARYEMKIALNNQRTEDYKNGEYARAGGVVKELTDDLPQFVVDYHNYYIEELGYHPRSPGSNDGWNVIGCMSFISQPIIAYSDEIRTPILMIHGENAHSRYFSEDEFAKLTGDNKELVIIPGAVHTDLYYKVDVIPFDKIEEFYNKCL is encoded by the coding sequence ATGGAATGTGAAAAATTAGAGTTAACACAGGAATGGGATAAGGTTTTCCCAAAAAGAGATGATGTGGGTCATGAAAAGGTCACATTTGTAAATAGATATGGAATCACTTTAGCTGCTGATTTATACAAGCCAAAGGGTGAGGCAGGCAAATTTGCAGCTATTGCTGTAAGTGGTCCTTTTGGTGCTGTAAAAGAACAGGTCTCTGGTCTTTATGCCCAGGAACTTGCTGCAAGAGGATTTTTAACAATAGCATTTGACCCATCATTTACAGGTGAAAGCGGAGGACATCCTCGTTTTATGTCCTCTCCTGATATAAATACAGAGGATTTCCAAGCAGCGGTTGATTTCTTGTCTTGTCATGATGAAGTTGACCCTGAAAGAATAGGCATTTTAGGAGTCTGCGGTTGGGGAGGAATGGCATTGAATGCTGCAAGCATTGATACAAGAATCAAGGCTACAGTAACTTCTACAATGTATAACATGACTCGTATAAATGCTAAAGGGTATTATGATGAAGCGGATAATGCAGACGCTAGATATGAAATGAAAATTGCATTGAACAACCAAAGGACTGAAGACTATAAAAATGGTGAATATGCAAGAGCTGGTGGTGTGGTTAAGGAACTTACAGATGACCTTCCTCAATTTGTGGTGGATTATCATAACTATTATATTGAAGAATTAGGTTATCATCCACGTTCTCCAGGTTCCAATGATGGTTGGAATGTAATCGGTTGCATGTCCTTTATTTCACAGCCTATCATTGCATACAGCGATGAAATCAGAACTCCTATTTTGATGATTCATGGTGAAAATGCTCATTCAAGATACTTTTCAGAAGATGAATTTGCTAAATTGACTGGTGACAATAAGGAATTGGTGATAATTCCTGGTGCTGTTCACACTGATTTGTATTATAAGGTGGATGTAATCCCATTTGATAAAATAGAAGAGTTTTATAATAAATGTTTATAG
- a CDS encoding proteasome assembly chaperone family protein: protein MRTTQFKVLEEVSLNNPIFIEALPGIGHVGKLAIDHVIDELDATKFVEIYSPYFPPQVLVGEGGVVEDMTNEMYYLKSAGADERDFIFLVGNCQALAPEGQYELCGSILDFVESKGAKEFYTLGGLATGQPVEGTEGRVLGAATDEERIEMLKEADVEIRSADGGIVGASGLFLGLGRLRGMKGACLMGKTPGYFIDAEAAEAILQKLAILVKLEVSTEELEAKAEEIREMISQAQQMEQEMLQRAMGQQAPQQTQDDLRYIG, encoded by the coding sequence ATGAGAACAACTCAATTTAAAGTATTAGAAGAAGTTAGTTTAAACAATCCTATATTTATTGAAGCACTTCCTGGAATCGGTCATGTAGGTAAATTAGCAATTGATCATGTTATTGATGAACTTGATGCTACTAAATTTGTAGAAATCTATTCTCCTTATTTCCCTCCACAAGTTCTTGTTGGTGAAGGTGGAGTGGTAGAGGATATGACAAATGAAATGTATTACTTGAAGTCTGCAGGTGCAGATGAAAGGGATTTCATATTTTTAGTAGGTAATTGTCAAGCTTTAGCGCCTGAAGGTCAATACGAACTCTGTGGTTCTATCCTTGACTTCGTTGAATCAAAAGGGGCTAAAGAGTTTTACACTTTAGGTGGTCTTGCTACCGGTCAACCTGTAGAAGGTACTGAAGGTCGTGTTTTAGGTGCTGCTACTGACGAAGAGCGTATTGAAATGCTTAAGGAAGCAGATGTTGAAATCAGATCTGCTGATGGCGGTATCGTTGGTGCTTCTGGTTTATTCTTAGGTTTAGGTAGACTCAGAGGAATGAAAGGAGCTTGCTTAATGGGTAAAACTCCGGGTTATTTCATTGATGCTGAAGCAGCTGAAGCTATATTGCAAAAATTAGCTATTCTCGTAAAACTCGAAGTAAGTACTGAAGAGTTAGAAGCAAAAGCTGAAGAAATCCGTGAAATGATTAGCCAAGCTCAACAAATGGAGCAAGAAATGCTTCAAAGAGCTATGGGTCAACAAGCACCACAACAAACTCAAGATGACCTCAGATACATAGGTTAA